From a single Shewanella donghaensis genomic region:
- a CDS encoding GDYXXLXY domain-containing protein produces MTNIANLANKTSGFKNLNTIILVGTLVLMLGIINWEIFQKEQQIRQGDLVYLELAPVDPRSLMQGDYMALRFKMSNDIRSALKLIQEELTQEELVQTEQNLAEANREWRQLPNSDGYVVVSFDSRNIASYKALYNQQDLAANEMKLLYRVRDGSIKFATNAFFFQEGHASIYESAQYGEFRVNSNGEPLLTAMFDAELNKLLKP; encoded by the coding sequence ATGACTAATATTGCAAACCTTGCTAATAAAACATCAGGGTTTAAAAACCTTAACACCATCATTTTGGTCGGCACTCTGGTGTTGATGCTGGGGATAATTAACTGGGAGATTTTTCAAAAAGAGCAGCAAATAAGACAGGGCGATCTGGTCTACCTTGAGCTTGCTCCAGTCGACCCGCGCTCGCTAATGCAGGGTGATTACATGGCGCTGCGATTTAAAATGAGTAACGATATCCGCAGTGCGCTTAAATTGATTCAAGAAGAACTGACTCAAGAAGAACTGGTTCAAACAGAGCAAAACCTTGCTGAAGCTAACCGAGAATGGCGGCAACTACCCAATAGTGACGGATACGTGGTGGTGAGTTTTGATTCACGCAATATCGCCAGTTATAAAGCCTTATATAACCAACAAGATCTGGCCGCCAATGAAATGAAGTTACTGTATCGAGTTCGGGACGGAAGCATAAAATTTGCCACCAATGCGTTCTTCTTTCAAGAAGGCCATGCCAGTATTTATGAGTCAGCACAGTATGGCGAGTTTAGAGTAAACAGTAATGGTGAGCCGCTATTAACCGCAATGTTTGATGCAGAATTGAATAAGCTCTTAAAACCATGA
- a CDS encoding DUF4401 domain-containing protein, which yields MNDLLKKEPVNSQTSLWQSLLQHELVVGEQPAKPELKSPWFVKLLLAISGWFAALFFLGFLAIGMEFIFDNEIGAFIVGTILTIVAYVLFKSNKNEFVEHLSLAISFSGQMLIVYGFILHFNDNTSWLLTTLLQFSLMAIMPNDIHRFCSALFGACCFIVTLALFQLPFIGGSVVLFAACWLWLHEFDRTSQQTHTNKLTHLFTAFLDNKRPIAYGFLLAQLLQTCLLSFQYGWYELVDFGLTNELLTSPWMGNVLMALVALYVVWQLLKRHPELPAKVRYIVLTTSLLISTLSFEAHGINVAILVLVLGFSASNRLLIGLGIVSLLAFMSAYYYFLDYSLLEKSFTLMFMGVFLLAIRWIMLKLTAKHQELTND from the coding sequence ATGAATGACTTATTAAAAAAAGAGCCAGTAAATAGTCAAACCTCTTTATGGCAAAGCTTATTGCAACATGAGCTGGTGGTTGGTGAGCAACCCGCAAAACCAGAGCTAAAATCCCCTTGGTTTGTAAAGTTATTATTGGCGATTTCAGGCTGGTTTGCAGCGCTGTTCTTTTTAGGTTTCTTAGCCATTGGTATGGAGTTTATATTTGACAACGAGATAGGTGCTTTCATTGTCGGTACGATACTTACCATAGTGGCGTATGTGCTATTTAAGAGTAATAAAAATGAATTTGTCGAACACTTATCGCTAGCCATTAGTTTTAGTGGGCAGATGCTCATCGTCTATGGTTTTATCTTACATTTTAACGATAACACCAGCTGGTTACTCACCACGCTACTGCAATTTAGTTTGATGGCGATTATGCCCAATGATATCCATCGCTTTTGCTCAGCCTTGTTTGGTGCATGTTGTTTTATCGTCACATTAGCGCTTTTTCAGCTCCCATTTATTGGCGGGAGTGTTGTTCTATTCGCTGCTTGCTGGCTATGGTTGCATGAATTTGACCGAACCAGCCAACAAACTCACACTAATAAACTAACCCATTTATTTACCGCCTTTTTAGATAATAAACGGCCTATAGCTTATGGCTTTTTATTAGCTCAATTACTGCAAACATGTTTACTGTCATTCCAATATGGCTGGTATGAGTTAGTTGATTTTGGTTTAACAAATGAATTACTCACTTCCCCTTGGATGGGTAATGTTCTCATGGCTTTAGTGGCATTATATGTGGTGTGGCAGTTGCTTAAACGACACCCAGAGTTACCAGCTAAAGTCCGTTATATAGTCCTTACAACAAGTCTACTTATCTCTACTTTGTCATTCGAGGCTCATGGCATCAATGTCGCGATATTAGTGCTAGTACTTGGTTTCTCAGCCAGTAATCGGCTACTCATTGGCTTAGGCATTGTTTCATTACTGGCGTTCATGTCGGCTTATTATTATTTCCTGGATTACAGCTTATTAGAAAAGTCCTTCACATTAATGTTTATGGGGGTGTTTTTACTGGCAATACGTTGGATTATGCTCAAGTTAACAGCAAAGCATCAGGAGCTGACAAATGACTAA
- a CDS encoding DUF2157 domain-containing protein: MTSNRHQLIELIEQGAIEKDKINAALIISQVQPRSNDWLNFFNQLLAWLGGLAITFSVLFFVAFNWDEMGKFAKFALVELLVVLAVAAYYKLNTLTHQASISSDHAVSKNAQVPKLTESVAKVPLFMAAIFFGVLLALFGQTYQTGADPWQLFFNWAVLILPWVIIGRLSALWMLWIGLINLSILLYYMNFGGALGFFINQELNSLWVIFFFNTLALACWELLSQRYTWLSARWAPRLLAIASGTCITWLMIGSILGFSDESYLSSGFSEIGMLPVMIWPVWLIAMYLGYRKYQQDLFMLAGILLSVNIVVICFVISHWLEAIGEIGFLLISNMMIAMAAGSAIWLRKINKEWQS; the protein is encoded by the coding sequence ATGACATCAAATCGACATCAATTAATTGAGTTAATTGAGCAAGGTGCAATTGAGAAAGATAAAATAAACGCAGCGCTTATCATTAGCCAAGTTCAGCCTCGCAGCAATGATTGGCTCAATTTCTTTAACCAACTACTGGCTTGGTTAGGCGGATTAGCCATTACTTTTTCAGTACTATTTTTTGTTGCTTTTAATTGGGACGAAATGGGCAAGTTTGCAAAGTTTGCGCTGGTAGAACTATTAGTGGTACTGGCCGTTGCTGCCTATTACAAGCTCAATACGCTTACTCACCAAGCATCAATATCCTCAGACCATGCGGTCTCAAAAAACGCCCAAGTACCTAAACTGACTGAGTCCGTTGCCAAGGTACCGCTATTTATGGCGGCGATATTCTTTGGGGTATTACTGGCATTATTTGGGCAAACCTATCAAACAGGCGCCGATCCTTGGCAACTATTTTTCAATTGGGCTGTGCTCATTCTCCCATGGGTGATTATCGGCAGATTAAGTGCGCTGTGGATGTTATGGATTGGGCTAATCAATTTATCCATCTTGCTGTATTACATGAATTTTGGCGGTGCTTTAGGCTTTTTTATCAATCAAGAACTTAATTCGCTTTGGGTAATATTCTTCTTTAATACGCTGGCGTTAGCGTGCTGGGAATTACTGAGTCAGCGGTATACATGGTTAAGCGCTCGCTGGGCGCCACGTTTATTAGCTATCGCCAGCGGAACCTGCATTACCTGGTTAATGATTGGCAGTATTTTAGGTTTCAGTGACGAGAGTTATCTTAGTTCAGGTTTCAGTGAAATTGGTATGCTACCCGTGATGATATGGCCAGTGTGGTTGATAGCGATGTATTTGGGCTATCGGAAATACCAGCAAGATTTGTTTATGCTTGCAGGCATATTGCTGTCGGTGAATATTGTGGTGATTTGTTTTGTTATCTCCCATTGGCTAGAAGCCATCGGGGAGATTGGCTTTTTATTGATATCCAACATGATGATTGCCATGGCTGCAGGCTCAGCTATTTGGCTGCGTAAAATCAATAAGGAGTGGCAATCATGA
- the trmL gene encoding tRNA (uridine(34)/cytosine(34)/5-carboxymethylaminomethyluridine(34)-2'-O)-methyltransferase TrmL, producing the protein MFHIALYEPEIAPNTGNIIRLCANNGAKLHLIEPLGFDLEEKKLRRAGLDYSDLTIITRHKDFASFLEAMAGKRIMACTTKGSRPHTELAFKADDVLLFGPETRGLPMDIIESIPTEQRLRIPMAASSRSLNLSNSVAIISYEAWRQLDFAGAC; encoded by the coding sequence ATGTTTCATATTGCGCTGTACGAACCAGAAATTGCCCCGAACACAGGCAACATTATCCGTCTTTGTGCCAACAATGGCGCTAAGCTGCACTTAATTGAACCTTTGGGATTTGATTTAGAAGAGAAAAAACTGCGCCGAGCAGGACTAGATTATTCAGATTTAACCATTATTACTCGCCATAAAGATTTCGCCTCTTTTCTAGAAGCAATGGCTGGTAAGCGCATCATGGCTTGCACTACCAAAGGTAGTCGACCGCATACTGAACTCGCATTCAAAGCTGATGACGTATTATTATTTGGCCCTGAAACTCGCGGCTTACCGATGGATATTATTGAATCAATACCGACTGAGCAGCGCTTACGCATACCTATGGCAGCCAGTAGCCGCAGTTTAAACTTATCGAACTCTGTGGCAATTATTAGCTACGAAGCATGGCGCCAATTAGACTTTGCAGGCGCTTGCTAG